ACCTACAGAAGTTAAGAGCAATGGTGAAATAagatattaagtttaaaaagacgtaaaacataataaatctaaagTATTTAACATGGGTACTTAAAAGttatctattaatattttctagacattattcaaaaaaattataatctgtTGATAAAATATACGAACTAAAGAAGCATGGTAACCCTAAAACGCACCGCTTTAACTGCGCACTAAATATTCTCCCGGCGACAATTGCGATTATGAAAAGTGCACCGTTATTTATATCCTACGCCGTTTATTTTTTGTCGCCCCTTTCAAGGGCAATTAAATACCGCCAGTCTTAAAGCACTTTGCATATTCCAAGGAGTCAAAGCTTTATTATCAACTCCCTAATAAAGATAGAAAAGGTCgacgttataatttttaaggcATTTCGTACTGTCTTTAACGAACTACGgcgaagtttttatttaaaatcagaaTATCCATTTTTAGAATAGCCagttattaaattctataatGCCTTTTTGAATTGCTCAATTTCATAGccacaaacaaacaaaaccgattttttttgtagtactGATAATGCTATCTTGTGTCAGATTCTGATAGCGTCTCCCCTCTGAGATCTAAGCAACAAGCACCCGTTCCCAAATTGAACCGCCTCAGATCTGTCTTCAGTAATCCATGCTTATAATTGATGTGACAATGTCAAATAGGCCCCCAATTCGGCTAATcggaaaaatacaaatctgtCTGCTTATGATCGATTGAAGTGTCTTCGAGGTTATAGTCTAATGGTACATTTAACTTATTTgctacatttcttttttatactatGAGAACAAAACAAACTAAGGACATAAAGGTCTCAGGTTCGTGGGATATTTTACTAGGGtacaaaaatagttatattagtaaaacataaaaatcaagtTATAATGATTAATGAGGTCTATcgatactaaattattttatcaaattattttcttacccATTATTTAGGCATATTTTGGGAGGAAagcttgaaaaaataaaaatggttttattCCGATGTTTACTTGTTTGAGAGGACGTTATTGTGAGTTACAATAGCCGATATAACTATAACCTAATATTACTATTTCACATCATTACGTTTCGTACAAAGCTCTAAACGAGAATGGAACGAGATATGGCggaaaaatttacttttttcgcTCTTGAAATATtggatttttacatttatgccTTTCACACCTCATAACGTAATATTTCTTGCCGTTTCCCCCTTTGATAACTTTTCTGTTGCAGTGGcaacattcaaaataaatgtttggcAGTTTATCATAAGAAGTCGGCACATAGAGTTAGGTACTGAGAGGTACACGCTTTTTGCTGTAGTAAGGTATCTCCTTTATAGGGTTAACATTGAAGTGCTTAGGTAACTTTTGTAATCTGTAgtaattgaatattaccaCTCATCAGCGCGATTAGATGTTTGAATATAGAAGAAAGGAAAATAATCTTGGTtagattttacaaaattttaatccacgaccttatttttctttcattagcATCTTTTctcatttgttttaactatCAATTGctactttaactttttttatcctaAAACATTGTATCAAAATCAAAGAGTAAACaagcaaattaattaaagaccTAAAGCGAACGTTACCTCGAGAGGTCGACAGGAATAATGTGACCGCAGCATTTAGCGAGGGGCATCGAACGTACTCTAATGGCATCCAACCGCCAACTGGCCACCGCATTAATCCTTTACCGGCTCaagattaattattcaaacttgGTCCGGGCCTCGTTTCGCACACGTCCTTCGCAAATTGTTTACAACTACGACGTATCGCGTCGACTAAATAATCATCGCCTCTTTAACTTTAACGTCTTAACTCTAACTCTACGAATtatgtataaagtaaaatcaagTCCAATAACATATTGGTgtagaataattataattgactCATTTGTTTTCCAACTTGATAATATGAGTTCAACAAAATAGTACAATTATTAGAATCCAAACACCTTATATACGAGTATCTCAgtagtgtaaaaatattgactAACCTTAACGACCTGTTTATAAGGTTGCCTACAAATAAGAAGTGAgtttgataaaaaagtaatagtcACAAcctttcttaaaataaaaaatactatttattacGGTTAACAATATAGTgttctattatttaattgaataaaacaagGGTAACCGTGCGATATGATCAAATGAAGTGCGGACAAGGCGACTCCTGACTTGACCGATGTAAGTGACCCTAATCCGCAGTAAATCTTCGCCGCTGCTTACCCCGGCTGCTAGAGGGTTAAACGAGCACACATCGTTCTACAACCATTTATTACCCCACttgttttatatctgtacaagggtttgtattaatattttaaaacgtcGCGAGACCCTTTTGTGTAACTTAGCTAAAGCGGATGTTAAAATCTGTTTGTTACTCAATTGTTTATTCAACTTTTTATAGACAATGTATTCCATTCCATTATACCCAgtgaaaataatgtaaagaaTTACAACACAAAAAAGCTTGGACCACGCCTATGCGTTTCcaatatttgttgttattgtaACACACATCTGATGTGTCCTGACCATCAATTTTTTCAGGTGAAACTCTTCTTTATATATTAtccataaataatttctacatTCTTGaactactaatttattttcttacaacTCTTTTAaccaaaatttcaaaattcaattGCACCATAATTCATTTTTCTAGCGTAGCAACCCTAGCAAAAGATAGTGTTGTTCAGTGATGCGTAAGGATAGCATATCGAGATAATGCGAACATTATACGCGGCACCTCTCAAGCTCGCATAATCGCCTCTCTTACTACGCTTACGCAAAAACACAAAGCCAACTTGCATCCCACATATTCATCATAGAAAGTACAGTTCGgtacaaaatattatggtGATATTGACCGAATATTTCAGTCACACCGTTAATATTTGACACAacatatagaaatatattttgtactatagtttaagtacttttaaaatctttttaggAACggggataaaaaaaatattaattttcttgaAAATTTCTTGACAACAGAAAAGATTGGAGGATGACGAACTTATTTACctgttttttaaagatataatttaaatatagacatAATGTCATCTTTAATTACCTTAAAAGTCTTTTCTCGACAACAGTACCCCCGAACTTATATTTAAAGGAGCTAACCAAGGGCTATCGCAATTTAGACTTCAGTTAACTGATGATGATTTAATGCAATGTTAACGTGTGTACGGTCGACAGTTATCATAATAGTTAGTAATTTTAGGTTACTAAgaaatctatattttaataacataacacCGCTATTGGGTTAGATCTGTTCTTAAGAAATTTGAAAGTATATGGAGTGATCCCAATTTAAATGACATCCACTAAAGAATTCTtcacatattattaaaacaaacatttaagaCAACTATGTATTCAGCACCATTACATCGTATGTTAGTTAATCGGGGCGGTAGAATGCAGCCGAGTGGAACCGAGACTCGTGTTTAGTTTGATTGACAGCAGCCCCCGGCCAATAGCGAATACGAAACTGACGAATTACGTCAATCAACCGCCGCCACCACCGAACTGACCGAGTTACCACAACATTCGTAGCAAAGCATTCTATCCCTTATCACGTCCAAATACGATACACCACAACTACTATAATTATACGAATGCACGATATACCGAGTACCCGCCACGCGAACGCTAACCCCCCATTATTCGCCGCCCtattgtaatttgaatttcgaattcCAATTCTTATTtgtggtataaaaaaaataaaaagtatactgTTTCGACACAATGGCATCAAGGGCGGTTCTCTGACATGCGATCAAGTTATTACATTAAAGGAAAGCTTGCCCGCGACCGCCGCTGGCctgttatttaaactttccaCGAATCATATAgtacagaaaattaaaatgaagcaTGACATTCAATATAGACTGCGATAAAGGAGAcgattattgaaaacattattacataatagaagatattttcaaaatcaacTATCTTTGTCCGGGCTTTACTAGTGTAGGTACTCTACGTGTAATAAAACTGGTCGTCACAAAATCTACTACACCTGTAtgcttacaaatttttataatacggTCTCgactcattattattattttttttcagaaaatgGTTTGCCGCGGAGACTGCGTACAGCCTACACGAACACACAGCTGCTAGAGTTGGAAAAAGAattccattttaataaatacctaTGTCGACCCCGACGTATTGAGATAGCAGCATCGCTGGACCTAACTGAGCGACaggtattttataactaaagtaTCTAAGAATTTACTTCTTGAATTCCTGTTACCAATTCCAACTTAAATGTACAAGAGCTACCATAATTTATATAGCATGTAAATAAGACCGACCCCaacatttagttttaactttttgtttcAGGTGAAAGTATGGTTTCAAAATCGACGAATGAAACACAAACGTCAAACCCTTAGTAAAAGTGAAGACGGAGACGATAAGGATTCAACAACGTCCGAAGGTGGGAAAAGCTCAAAGGCACGGGACAAATTTCTCGACGACGACGGTCCGCTGTCGGGTAAAAAGAGTTGCCAGGGCTGTGAGCTACCGCCGGGCGCTTTGTGCTCGCCTACTGAAGATTTGCCGGAGCTCACGTCGCGAACGAGGAATAATAACACCCCTAGTGCGACAAATAATAACAGCTTTGCGAGTGACGGCGCTTCGAGCGTGGCTTCGTCGTCGTCTCTAGATAAACTTGCTGAAGATGACTCAAGAGATGCGCATCCAACTGCAACGCTCGCTCCAGTACCACGAAACTTGGCGAAACGAATAAAACAAGAAGCCAGAAAACGTTCACCTTCGTTGGATGCGACGGGTTGCAAAGTATCACCGTCTTCTTCGAAGGATGGTCTGGTAGCGCTCGGCGGAATGCCGGATGGCGGCAAATTCTCATCGGTAAGCTTAACGCCATCCTCAACACCTGGGACTCCTTCAGGCATACACCAAAGTCCTCTCGGTCATTACGCAAGACCATCGCCACCGAACGTCCCACCGGGAGCACCGCATCCTCAAGCTGTGCCTAATGCGATGCCCCCGTATGTAATACGTGGTAACGTACCACCCGGACAATTCGGACCACATGCAGACTTTCGAATGGATTCGAAGCAGTTTGGAAAGTTAGCTCAATACCCTCAGAGCAACAGATCCTTTGACGCCTACGGACCGGCACACCAGGGTGTCGATCAACACACTTATACGCGTAGTCAGCAGCACACTAGACCTCAAGAAGCTTCTCCGTCGACTAGAGTAAGCAACGGAGTCGGAAGACAGGCTTACCCACATGAAATGTATCAAAACTATGGTTACACTGCATATGGCAAGGAGCAAGCGACTTACGGTCATCCTGGCTATGAGCAGCCGCAGGGGTATCCCGGCGAGCACATGGCATACTCAAACAGTCACTACGGCTATCATTACCATGAGGGCGGGCAACACGAACACGCGCACGCTTACTACGGTGCAGAGGGACAGAAGAGTGCATCTAATGAATACGGTAGATGGAACGAAGCGGGTAACTACAGCCAGCAGGCGGCTGTCACTCCGGCGGCGTACGGCCCGGCGGGATCACAGCCACCCGCACCGACCGAGGCTTACCCCAGCGGGGGAGAATGCGCGGATGGCTACGGCTCCTTCCAGCAGTTCTACGAAGCGACGCACGGCTCGCAGGCGGCCGGGGAAAACTCCAATTCGTCGTCAGACTTTCATTTTTTGAGCAATCTTGCTAACGATTTTGCACCCGAATACTACACCATTTGAGATAAGGACTTCGCCGAGCAGGCGAGCGATCTATTTGTTTGAAGCTTCGAAATACgtttaatgcaatttttcaTCACAATGGGAAATTATTTCGAAAGAACTGTGGCGCCATAGGCGATATGGACATCTTCGTTTACTGTATCTTTGAACCGATCgacttaaatatattgttactatttaatatattctaagggaatttgtaacaaaatgtaCATACTTATGAAATCTTAGCATATATACTTTCTAAtagattacataaaatataaatatttttactgatACGTACTCGATTATTACTAAGGTGCTGTTATCAAATAGACACCCGCCTTTAACAACAGGCTctggttttaataaataatgtaaatatgtaggtatatactgtttcttattgtttaatatGGCGAACAATCAGGTTACAATTACGCAATATCTTCTTAAAAGCTTGGTATAACAGTTTCCGCCGTCTGTTGACGTCTTACGTATCAACAACTTTAATActcatgtaaattttatatttaaaaaataaactttacgtATCTTCCTCGACCTATCAAGTGttcaagttaataaaaattgtataaaattgaattttaattttaaaaacttatctacttattaaaaaatgtttaaaaaattaagggATAGTCGTTgccttatttaattaatattgttttgtgaCTATAAGACATAATATTGTAGATAAATTCTATATAGTAAGATAGAATAATAAGCGACTACTTATAATGTAGATACCAGTGCATCATTTTGGcctattgaaaataaataatttggtgTCGCATACGCTTTTGTTTTTCcccaaaaaaaatctttaaccaaaaaattatatgaatgacaaatgaacaaaaaaacatcttttcagtcaaaaaaactaatttcatGAATGTTTTCAATTGCTAGCTGAGCTCAAGCATAAAAATACGCTCAATACTCAGTCTTAATAGGGCTAAAAGTGATGAGATAGATTTTTCTAAGACTTTCATTTGCAACCTATATCTTTGTTAAGATTGCCTATTGTTGTAGCAACTATTCCTCAATATGCTTAAACATATGTCAAAGGTATTGGTGTCACATATCATCAGGAAGGCAATTTCTTTCTTGCACAAAAAAAAGgagtgtttatttattacaataaaattcattattactttttaatagtttttaatttttaacataattttgttattgtgaTACTACAACTTGACAAAGTGTTGAaagatcatttttttaaaataatattaaataaatatgaaacatcATCATAAAATTAGGTTTCAACTACACTATAGTACTAAGACTTAAGTTGCAACTGAACAACATTTAACAGCGTGTTTGTTAGACTAACAAGGTTAAATATAAGCAATTTAAAGATTTCTcagtaaatattgttataattaagaGACTTTCTGAGGCTCAGACTGTGCTTGAATCTTCATTTCCATCATCATGCAAATAGCATCCTTTACTTTTGTCTTCTCAATACCTAAAACTTGGATTTTTTCCATTTGTTCAGTTACAAACTGAACTTTACGTTTGAAGTAATCTTTCGCTCCTTCGATATCCTGTAACATTAAGATtatattcatacaaataaTCAGACTCATTATGAGATGTATACAGTTTAACACTGGTAGATGCCAACAACAGTATATTGCACAAATAGGTTGGCTGAGACGGTGAAATACTTCAaccacacaaaagacaggACTTAAGTCATTTTGCGTTTCATCTGATTCTGACACAAAGAAATGGAAAtcttctctttctgtgcatcccctctGACATCAATTAAAGTAATGCAATGCAGTTGCCATAGCAAATGTCTATGAGCAATGGTTGCTTTGCTATTTCCACAAATTTAGGTACCCACTTCATCATTTACAagcttataatataaaaacatacttttttcaAACCAAAGCCttaatataatcaatttaatatgaaaattcataaatatcaaaataattttagccatttacaaaatacaaaatatagcaATTGTCACCTTGTACTAAGCTACCAGAATTAATAACTTACTTTTTGTGCATAGTATCCAGTTCCAATatcaataataacattatcgGTATCTGCTATAGTTCCAGACACATACATAGAGCTAGTCAGAGGAACAAGGATGGTTTTCCCCTTTGTAGCCGGTGTTAGCTTCTCGACAGTTTCCCCGGAGTCCACAAATTTGCCTTGTGCTATCTTTAGAGCTTGTAAAGACTCTTGGAAGACTTGAAGATCctaaaagaaataagatatGTAATAGAACttatcgtttattttaatactaaaaatataaatatattttgaaatttaattacatgatCCACTTGCTGTTTGAGTTGGGCCAACTGTGGAAGATTCAGCTTTGACAGGTCAATCTGCTGCATCCCCGGTGCCGGAGCCATTGAAACCGAAGacatattagtatgattatagTTTCTTTAGCTCAAATATACCAGATAAGATTAATTTGACAAGACAATTTTCACTGCATAATTATAGACTCGAGTCTTAATATTCCAACAACCACAATGCTTACGAAAAATCGTTACAAAGGAAAAGCAAAGAATAGGTGTAGGCACCGAACTCTGAGTTCTACAGATAATACTGAGATACGGACAGGACGCTGCTAGGATATGACAGCTTTTGCctcattgttaaaataatattgctgACGCGAAATTCTGCCTATATTTTTAGTACGAATTTTCATCACCGCAAACAACTTTTACCATCACTGTTGAAATgaagaaaatcaaataggcgcAAAATAGCAAGGCCAAACCATGGCTTATGGCC
Above is a genomic segment from Papilio machaon chromosome 9, ilPapMach1.1, whole genome shotgun sequence containing:
- the LOC106711452 gene encoding homeotic protein proboscipedia is translated as MQEICNTAALPLDTNPLVRKIKCEEFPVRKQARVGMGVRDEMEDEFAVKTRNTPPMGPAAGVDARMEHGGNGFWLAAVTAAGAPHPMLDTCTETGFINSQPSMAEFMTALPQLGAGELSPQHTPPGYGPDLPSPGGGLNVPEYPWMKEKKTTRKSSQQENGLPRRLRTAYTNTQLLELEKEFHFNKYLCRPRRIEIAASLDLTERQVKVWFQNRRMKHKRQTLSKSEDGDDKDSTTSEGGKSSKARDKFLDDDGPLSGKKSCQGCELPPGALCSPTEDLPELTSRTRNNNTPSATNNNSFASDGASSVASSSSLDKLAEDDSRDAHPTATLAPVPRNLAKRIKQEARKRSPSLDATGCKVSPSSSKDGLVALGGMPDGGKFSSVSLTPSSTPGTPSGIHQSPLGHYARPSPPNVPPGAPHPQAVPNAMPPYVIRGNVPPGQFGPHADFRMDSKQFGKLAQYPQSNRSFDAYGPAHQGVDQHTYTRSQQHTRPQEASPSTRVSNGVGRQAYPHEMYQNYGYTAYGKEQATYGHPGYEQPQGYPGEHMAYSNSHYGYHYHEGGQHEHAHAYYGAEGQKSASNEYGRWNEAGNYSQQAAVTPAAYGPAGSQPPAPTEAYPSGGECADGYGSFQQFYEATHGSQAAGENSNSSSDFHFLSNLANDFAPEYYTI
- the LOC106711465 gene encoding prefoldin subunit 5; amino-acid sequence: MSSVSMAPAPGMQQIDLSKLNLPQLAQLKQQVDHDLQVFQESLQALKIAQGKFVDSGETVEKLTPATKGKTILVPLTSSMYVSGTIADTDNVIIDIGTGYYAQKDIEGAKDYFKRKVQFVTEQMEKIQVLGIEKTKVKDAICMMMEMKIQAQSEPQKVS